One stretch of Candidatus Hydrogenedentota bacterium DNA includes these proteins:
- a CDS encoding TIM barrel protein yields MTQHVNNYPKLHNAAWPGLVGKGDGAEPTISLEQMLDLTAAAEVDGVRFDGIDLFLSDPHISIDINADGVKALADDIAGRGLKIGSLVAPIWGGDEGAMGEGDSRKWYLDQVRKSCVIGKQLRELGIRPTGAIRIDSAVSPEAWSADPEANQKRIAQTLREASDIAAEYGELLVAEGEICWGGMHSWRYMLQLLEMVDRKGVFGFQADMAHTLLYLLGANAPEDALVPADFTWDNEALFEKAYTKLTNALRPWTLDFHVAQNDATVKGSGSHDKTGRHCLPEDPNGKLDIVKHAGFWLRDQNGVITKTVRHICWDGCMFANETLVDPQTWNSILASMIAVRDAHGWTE; encoded by the coding sequence ATGACACAGCATGTGAATAACTATCCCAAACTGCATAACGCGGCGTGGCCCGGACTTGTAGGCAAAGGCGACGGCGCAGAACCGACCATCAGCTTGGAACAAATGCTCGACCTGACCGCGGCAGCGGAAGTGGACGGGGTCCGTTTCGACGGCATCGATTTGTTCCTCTCCGATCCCCACATCAGCATCGACATCAACGCCGACGGCGTCAAGGCTTTGGCCGACGATATCGCAGGGCGGGGCTTGAAGATTGGCTCCCTCGTCGCGCCGATCTGGGGCGGCGATGAAGGCGCCATGGGCGAAGGCGATTCCCGAAAATGGTATCTCGACCAAGTACGGAAATCCTGCGTCATCGGCAAGCAATTGCGCGAATTGGGTATACGTCCCACGGGCGCGATCCGCATCGATTCCGCCGTCAGCCCGGAAGCCTGGTCTGCTGATCCCGAAGCGAACCAAAAGCGTATTGCCCAGACCTTGCGCGAAGCCAGCGACATTGCAGCGGAATACGGCGAGCTCTTGGTGGCTGAAGGCGAAATCTGCTGGGGCGGCATGCACAGCTGGCGCTATATGCTGCAACTCTTGGAGATGGTCGATCGTAAAGGCGTCTTCGGCTTTCAAGCAGACATGGCGCATACGCTGCTCTATCTGCTGGGAGCGAACGCCCCCGAAGATGCCTTGGTCCCTGCTGATTTCACATGGGACAATGAGGCGCTCTTCGAAAAGGCGTACACCAAATTGACCAATGCCCTGCGCCCCTGGACCCTGGACTTTCATGTGGCACAAAATGATGCTACCGTGAAAGGCTCGGGCAGTCACGATAAAACGGGAAGGCACTGTCTGCCCGAAGATCCCAACGGGAAACTGGACATTGTGAAACATGCCGGCTTCTGGCTGCGGGATCAGAACGGCGTCATTACGAAAACTGTCCGGCATATCTGCTGGGACGGCTGCATGTTCGCCAATGAAACCTTAGTCGACCCTCAGACTTGGAACTCGATTTTGGCGTCA
- a CDS encoding PASTA domain-containing protein, with amino-acid sequence MTSNSDCSINGFTLQNGKTTYGGGMYYGTATNCTFTGNTASFGGGGMYDGTATDCTFTGNAAKYGGGGVSWGTASNRTFINNSAEDDGGGMYKGTAVNCILWSNSPDDAYRTSVSYSCLSAAYAGMGNIVGNPDFVNPSSEDFRLSSTSPCIDVGTSDGEDIPSTDMDGVPRPQGAGIDMGAYEYYSPVPVPDVVGKPQGEAETLILGAGLVVGEVVVQYNNMVAVDRVISQDPTAGAEVYGDRPVDLIISLGPESFSVVFDLAGKGTRTGGGDLEQTLVYGSAAAAPEVQGNTGWIFDGWDVAFDVIISDLIVIAQYTPVNEGEGEESVEGEIPVEGEEPGEGEEPVEGEESVEGEEPVEGEEPAEGEIPVEGEEPVEGEESVEGEGEGEASTEGEPEEVEDSCGCCKSNDKILSLPELLHKGLGDWLLIGVSLIGVGIFAYRSR; translated from the coding sequence GTGACTTCAAACAGCGACTGCTCTATAAACGGCTTCACCTTGCAAAATGGAAAGACCACGTATGGCGGCGGGATGTATTACGGCACGGCGACGAACTGTACCTTCACCGGCAATACGGCGTCCTTCGGCGGCGGCGGGATGTATGACGGCACAGCGACCGACTGTACCTTTACCGGCAACGCGGCCAAGTACGGTGGCGGCGGGGTGTCATGGGGCACGGCGAGCAATCGTACCTTCATCAACAACTCGGCCGAGGACGATGGCGGCGGGATGTATAAGGGCACGGCGGTCAACTGCATCCTCTGGAGCAATTCTCCAGATGACGCATACCGAACAAGCGTGAGCTATTCTTGCCTTAGCGCTGCTTATGCCGGAATGGGTAATATTGTTGGCAATCCCGACTTTGTAAATCCTTCGTCGGAAGATTTTCGTCTAAGCTCCACTTCGCCCTGCATTGATGTGGGCACGTCGGACGGAGAAGATATTCCATCAACGGATATGGATGGAGTGCCTCGCCCTCAAGGAGCAGGCATCGATATGGGTGCCTATGAATATTACAGCCCTGTACCTGTGCCTGACGTGGTGGGTAAACCCCAAGGAGAGGCAGAAACGCTGATCTTAGGAGCCGGATTGGTTGTCGGCGAGGTGGTCGTGCAATATAACAACATGGTTGCTGTAGACCGCGTTATCAGCCAAGACCCGACGGCAGGCGCTGAGGTCTATGGGGACCGCCCTGTTGATCTGATTATATCTTTAGGCCCTGAATCATTTAGCGTCGTTTTCGATTTAGCCGGGAAAGGCACGCGTACAGGCGGCGGTGACCTGGAGCAGACCCTGGTTTATGGCAGTGCCGCCGCCGCTCCTGAAGTCCAAGGCAATACGGGTTGGATCTTTGACGGATGGGATGTCGCCTTCGATGTCATTATTTCGGATTTAATTGTGATAGCGCAATACACGCCGGTAAATGAAGGCGAAGGCGAAGAGTCCGTCGAAGGTGAGATACCCGTAGAGGGCGAAGAGCCCGGCGAAGGAGAAGAACCCGTCGAAGGCGAAGAGTCCGTAGAGGGTGAAGAACCCGTTGAGGGCGAAGAGCCCGCTGAAGGTGAGATACCCGTCGAAGGCGAAGAGCCTGTAGAAGGTGAAGAGTCCGTCGAAGGAGAAGGCGAAGGCGAGGCATCCACTGAAGGGGAGCCCGAAGAGGTGGAGGATAGCTGCGGTTGTTGCAAGAGTAATGATAAGATTCTGTCCTTACCTGAATTGCTGCACAAGGGGCTTGGTGATTGGCTGCTCATTGGCGTAAGTCTGATAGGCGTCGGCATCTTCGCGTATCGTTCGCGCTGA